A region of the candidate division WOR-1 bacterium RIFOXYB2_FULL_36_35 genome:
GTAGGTTTGGGAAACCCGGGGAAAGAGTATGAAGAGACAAGGCATAATCTTGGTTTTATGGCTGTAGAAAGGATTCTTCAAAACCTTTTAATTTCATCACTAAAACATAAGAAAAAATGTAACGCCTTGGTTGCCGAAGGAAATCTTGATACCCATAAAATTATTTTTGCTGAGCCTCAAACTTATATGAATCTTTCGGGCGAGGCCGTTGTTTCTCTTATGAGTTGGCATAAAATTTCGAGTAATCATTTGATAGTTATATATGATGATGTTGACCTGGAACCTGGCCAAATTAGGGTTAGAAAAGGGGGCGGAGCTGGTGGGCATCATGGGGTTGAGTCTATAATGCAACATATTGGGAGAGGCGATTTTACAAGAATTAGAATTGGTGTAGGAAAAGGAGTAACTTCAGGAGATGTGCGGGCGCATGTGTTAGGTAAAATTCCGCCTGAACAAAAAGCTGTTTTTTCTGACGCAGTAATTAGAGCTGCGGAAGCTGTTTCTGTATTAATTTTAAACGGATTAGAAAATGCGATGAATCGTTTTAATGGCTAATGAAGTAAATTTATGGTTAAAATTCTAAAAAAGAAAAAACTTTCAAATAATATTTCTCAGATTACAGTTGAAGCCCCTTATATTGCAGAGGCTGCAAAGCCAGGTCAATTTGTTATTGTTGTTCCAACTGAAACATCAGAAAGAATCCCTTTGACTATTGCCGATTTTGACACAAAGCAAGGGACTGTTACTATTATATTTCAGGTTATTGGGGCGACAACAACTATTTTGGATTTTAAAAAAGAAGGAGAAGAAATTGCGCATATTTTGGGGCCACTTGGAGTCCCTTCTCATATAGAAATGTTTGGGACTGTTGTGGTAATAGGGGGAGGGGTTGGCATTGCTGAGATTTATCCTGTCGTTAAAGCATTGAGAGAAAAAGGGAATGAGGTTATAACTATTATTGGAGCTAGGTGCGAAGAGCTTTTGGTTTATAAAAAAGAGTTATCAGAAGTAAGCAGCACCTTGCTTTCTACTACTGATGATGGATCCTTTGGCCGCAAAGGGTTTGTTTCTGATGAGCTTAGAAATCTGATTGCTTCGGGGAAGAAACTGGACAGAGTTATTTCTGTTGGTCCTGTTCCTATGATGAAAGTTTGTTGCGATGTAACAAAACCTCATGGGATAAAGACGATGGTTTCTTTAAATACATTAATGCTGGATGCTACCGGCATGTGTGGCGTTTGTCGGGTGACCGTTGGAGGAGAAGTTAAATTTGCTTGTGTTGAAGGGCCTGAGTTTGATGGCCATCAGGTTGATTTTAATGAGCTTTCAAGTCGCTTAAATGCTTATAAAGACAAAGAAAAAGAGGCAAACGACCATGTTTGCAGGTTATTAAAAAATGGTTGAGAAAAAAAACAGACAAAAAATGAATGAACGTTCAAATTCTGAGCGTATAAAAGATTTTCAAGAAGTTCCGTTAGGGTACACTGTTGACCAGGCAATTTCTGAAGCAAGACGGTGCATTCAATGCAAAAATCCTCAATGTGTTAAGGGGTGTCCTGT
Encoded here:
- a CDS encoding aminoacyl-tRNA hydrolase produces the protein MYLVVGLGNPGKEYEETRHNLGFMAVERILQNLLISSLKHKKKCNALVAEGNLDTHKIIFAEPQTYMNLSGEAVVSLMSWHKISSNHLIVIYDDVDLEPGQIRVRKGGGAGGHHGVESIMQHIGRGDFTRIRIGVGKGVTSGDVRAHVLGKIPPEQKAVFSDAVIRAAEAVSVLILNGLENAMNRFNG
- a CDS encoding ferredoxin-NADP reductase; the protein is MVKILKKKKLSNNISQITVEAPYIAEAAKPGQFVIVVPTETSERIPLTIADFDTKQGTVTIIFQVIGATTTILDFKKEGEEIAHILGPLGVPSHIEMFGTVVVIGGGVGIAEIYPVVKALREKGNEVITIIGARCEELLVYKKELSEVSSTLLSTTDDGSFGRKGFVSDELRNLIASGKKLDRVISVGPVPMMKVCCDVTKPHGIKTMVSLNTLMLDATGMCGVCRVTVGGEVKFACVEGPEFDGHQVDFNELSSRLNAYKDKEKEANDHVCRLLKNG